The proteins below come from a single Columba livia isolate bColLiv1 breed racing homer chromosome 26, bColLiv1.pat.W.v2, whole genome shotgun sequence genomic window:
- the TMEM35B gene encoding transmembrane protein 35B, which produces MAAAFTALRVLLGLFFVLTGLGKLSELLSAELHRHMKSEFVRFAQVFPLTEFGFTPEPGQYLEVVGWVEVVAGLLLAFGPQLLQEISNFVLSVVMIGAIYTLLVLREPLAMCAPATLCLGLLLLLNIRGHADPPKPKFE; this is translated from the exons ATGGCGGCGGCGTTCACCGCCCTCCGCGTCCTGCTCGGGCTGTTCTTCGTGCTGACGGGCCTGGGGAAGCTCTCGGAGCTGCTGTCGGCCGAGCTGCACCGGCACATG AAGTCGGAGTTCGTGCGGTTCGCCCAGGTCTTTCCCCTGACGGAGTTCGGGTTCACGCCGGAGCCGGGCCAGTACCTGGAGGTGGTGGGCTGGGTGGAGGTGGTGGCCgggctgctgctggccttcgggccccagctcctgcaggagaTCAGCAACTTCGTCCTCAGCGTCGTCATGATTG GTGCCATCTACACGCTGCTGGTGCTGCGGGAGCCCCTGGCCATGTGCGCCCCCGCCACGCTCTGCCTCggcctcctcctgctgctcaaCATCCGCGGGCACGCCGACCCCCCCAAGCCAAAGTTCGAGTGA
- the LOC102085586 gene encoding platelet-activating factor receptor-like, which yields MNGSAPLPTGHPGECAPSDPVQFLLVPAVYCLVLCVGLPGNLVALLVFLQNGKVKKAIRIYLINLTLADILFNLTLPLWIPYYLAGGDWLLSEAACRLAGAAYYLATYSAVTFMALISFNRFCAVRAARRELPLTGRRGAALACALAWLLGLGCAVPTLATQQTFPARAGATACFEQHGRQRVYAYAMVGFFAAAFLVVLGTYASIARALSVPAAASPGSHRQQARAMVLGMLLVFVVCVAPYHLTLAPWVGSQPPVPLCGPPATLDVLHALSVALLSLNSCLDPLVYCFSIRRFRADLGRTLRKIGRCLPLSPPAPAAPVPSVRTSSFASS from the coding sequence ATGAACGGCTCGGCACCGCTGCCCACGGGGCACCCCGGCGAGTGTGCGCCCAGCGACCCGGTGCAGTTCCTGCTGGTGCCAGCTGTCTACTGCCTGGTGCTGTGCGTGGGGCTGCCGGGCAACCTGGTGGCTTTGCTGGTATTCCTGCAGAACGGCAAGGTGAAGAAGGCCATCCGCATCTACCTCATCAACCTCACGCTGGCCGACATCCTCTTCAACCTCACCCTGCCCCTCTGGATCCCCTACTACCTGGCCGGGGGGGACTGGCTGCTCTCGGAGGCTGCGTGCCGCCTGGCCGGGGCCGCTTACTACCTGGCAACCTACAGCGCCGTCACCTTCATGGCGCTCATCAGCTTCAACCGGTTCTGCGCGgtgcgggcggcgcggcgggagcTGCCGCTGACGGGGCGCCGAGGGGCCGCGCTGGCCTGCGCCCtggcctggctgctggggctgggctgcGCTGTGCCCACCCTGGCCACCCAGCAGACCTTCCCCGCGCGTGCCGGAGCCACCGCCTGCTTCGAGCAGCACGGCCGGCAGCGGGTGTACGCCTACGCCATGGTGGGCTTCTTCGCCGCCGCCTtcctggtggtgctgggcaccTACGCCTCCATCGCCCGGGCGCTCTCGGTGCCCGCCGCTGCCTCGCCGGGCTCCCACCGGCAGCAGGCGCGTGCCATGGTGCTGGGAATGCTGCTGGTCTTCGTGGTCTGCGTGGCCCCCTACCACCTCACGCTGGCCCCCTGGGTGGGCAGCCAGCCCCCCGTGCCGCTCTGTGGGCCCCCCGCCACCCTGGACGTGCTGCACGCGCTGAGTGTGGCCCTGCTCAGCCTGAACAGCTGCCTCGACCCCCTTGTCTACTGCTTCTCCATCCGGCGCTTCCGCGCCGACCTGGGACGGACCCTGCGCAAGATCGGCCGCTGCCTCCCACTCTCCCCACCAGCCCCCGCTGCGCCCGTGCCCAGTGTCCGCACGTCCTCCTTCGCCTCCTCGTAG